The following DNA comes from Enterocloster bolteae.
GAAAAGAAGTTTATGGAAATCTACCAAAAGGCGCTGGAGACAATGAGCAGCGAGACCGTGGAGTACATACGCGGGATACAGGTACTCAAGATTTTTGGCATAGACGCTACATCTTTCAAGACGCTGCATCGGGCAATCACGGATTATGCACGGCATGCCTTGAACTATTCCATGAGCTGCCGAAGGCCATATGTGTTATTCCAGCTGATTCTATTCGGCTTTATTGCCATACTCGTTTCAGTGGCAGCCTTAACGCTGAATCGAATTCAAGACCCGGCTGTGTTGGCGGTGGAGCTCATTATGACGTTATTCCTGGGCGGAGTCCTGTTTACCGCCTTTATGAAAGTGATGTATGTAGGTATGTATGCATTCATGGGAACTTCGGCGGTTGAGAAACTGGAGCAGGTGTTTTCAGATATGCAAAAGGATCGGCTTATATTTGGAAACAAGAGCACATTCAAAAACTATGACATTGAATTTGAACGGGTATGCTTTGGGTATACAGACCAGATGGTGCTGGAGGATGTTAGCTTCACTCTGAAAGAAGGAAGGAGTTATGCTCTGGTGGGATCTTCTGGAGGAGGAAAGTCCACGATTGCCAAATTGATTTCTGGTTTTTACAAAGTGGATGGAGGAGCGGTCAAGATTGGGGGAGAGTCCATCGAAGCCTATACAGAGGACGCCTTAATCCGCAATATCGCCTTTGTGTTCCAGAATGTCCGTTTGTTTCGCATCAGTATTTACGAGAATGTCCGTCTGGCGAACCCAGACGCTCAAAGAACGGAGGTCATGGAAGCGCTGTATCAGGCAGGTTGTGACAGCATTCTGGATAAGTTCAAAGATCGGGAAAATACGGTGATTGGCTCCAAAGGCGTATACCTGTCGGGCGGTGAGAAGCAGCGGATTGCAATCGCACGGGCAATGCTAAAGAATGCGAAGATCGTGATCCTTGACGAGGCCAGCGCGGCAATCGATCCGGAGAATGAGCATGAGCTGCAAAAGGCGTTTGCTCACTTAATGAAGGGAAAGACTGTCATGATGATTGCACATCGGCTGTCCAGCATTCGAAATGTGGATGAAATTCTGGTTTTGGAGGACGGGAAAATAGTAGAGCGAGGAACGGACGCGGCGTTGATGGCGACCGATACCAAGTACAGAGAATATCAAACGCTCTATGAACAGGCAAATGAATGGAGGGTTGTAAGATGAGAGAACTGTTTAAAAAGCATTTTGCCCTGACCGACAAGGGGGCCAAAGATTTGCAAAAGGCCAGCGCGGCCTCCTTCTTTGCCTATGTGATTAACTTTTTCCCCGCAATGCTGCTGCTTCTCCTGGTGGATGAGTTGCTGTTGAACAATGTCAAGGAAACAGGGCTGTATTTGTGGGGATCTATCCTGGTTCTGGCTGTGATGTGGATTCTGCTCCGAATTGAATATGATGCACTGTATAACACCACTTACCAGGAGAGCGCGAATCTTCGCACGGAGATTGCAGATATTCTGACCAAGTTGCCCTTATCTTACTTTTCCAGGCATGACCTTTCGGATCTGGCGCAAACCATCATGGCGGATGTGGCAGCTATTGAGCATGCTATGAGTCACGCTATGGCAAAGGCAGTGGGATTCCTGTTCTTTTTTCCGTTGCTTTCGGTTCTGCTGCTCCTTGGCAATGTTAAATTGGGGCTTGCTATCATTCTGCCGATTCTGCTTGGATTCGGGCTTCTTTTATTGTCGAAAAACCTTCAGATTCGGGAGTCATTCAAACATTATCAAAAGCTCCGGGACAACTCTGAGAGTTTTCAGGAGGCCATTGAAAATCAGCAGGAAATCAAGAGCTTTGGCTTGACTCAGAAGATCCGGCAGACTCTTTATCAAAAGATGGAAGAAAGTGAGAAAATCCATCTTCGTGCAGAGATTTCAGCGGGTATTCCTATGTTGTGCTCGAATGTCATTCTGCAATTTGCCTTTGTTCTTGTAATCCTCATAGGCGTCCAAATGCTGCATACAGGAGAGATCAATATCCTGTACTTTCTGGGATATGTACTGGCCTCCATTAAGGTGAGGGAGAGCGTAGAAGCGGTCAGCATGAATGTGGCAGAGCTGTATTATCTGGATTCCATGTGCAAACGTATCCGGGAGATTCGGGAGACAAAGATACAGCAGGGCAAGGATCAGACAATCTCAAGTTATGATATTGAATTTGATCAGGTGTCTTTTTCTTACGATAAGGATACAGAAGTGCTCAAGAATATCAGTTTCGCCGCGAAGCAAAACGAAGTGACTGCCTTAGTGGGGGTGTCTGGCTGCGGGAAAACCAGTATCCTGCGTCTGATGTCAAGACTTTATGATTATGACAGCGGAAGCATCCGGATCGGCGGGCTGGATATCAAAGAAATCTCTACAAAATCCTTGTTTGAAAAGATAGCCATCGTCTTCCAGGATGTAACGTTGTTTAATGCATCTGTTCTGGAAAATATCCGCATTGGGAAAAAGACGGCCACAGACGAGGAGGTCATTCAGGCGGCACGATTGGCCAACTGCGAAGAATTTATTCGGAGGCTTCCGGAAGGGTACAAAACGATGATTGGAGAAAACGGAGCAACACTCTCCGGAGGAGAACGCCAACGGCTATCCATCGCCAGAGCCTTTTTGAAAGATTCACCTATTATCATTCTGGATGAAATTGCAGCCTCTTTGGATGTGGAAAACGAAAAAAAGATCCAGGACAGCTTGAACCGCCTCATTCTGGATAAGACCGTTGTCATTATTTCCCACCGTCTCAAATCCGTTGAAAATGCAGATAAAATCGTGGTGATCGACTGCGGCAGAGTGGAGGCGTCCGGTACTCATCTTGAACTGCTCAAAACTTCTCCAACCTATAACAATTTGGTGGAGAAAGCAAAACTGACGGAAGAATTCCAATATTAGCGTAAAGGGGACGGGGTGACTGTTTTTGAACACGATGCTTATTAGTATTTAGTTCGTTGTGGATACCATCTGCATAGTGAATGGTTTTCTAAACAGGGTGCTGTCCGTTAGAATTCTCATGTTCCTCAGTACTCCGGTTTACATGCGGATGGTTAGCAGGGAAAATAAAAGATTTGTCCTTCTGACCTATAATACTATCCTTGGTCCCTGCTTCTTTATGTTTGGCAACTGGTTTATTGCCCCGTATTGTATGTTTATCGGGTTACTCAGTGAAACATTTTATGGAAACAGAGACATTGTCATAATACCAAGAAATTTGATGCAACCTTTGTAGGAGGAGCGAGTAGAGAAGATGCGGTTGCTATTAAAGAATATGGGGCTGTACGAATATCACATTGTACATCTGGCTATTTTGTCTGACGCATTGAAAGTGGCTAGTAGCAGTGAAAAACTGTGCTCATACATGCTCCGAGGGTTATGGAAGAGCGCTGTAAATATTGTTTTTCATTCTGAGAGGGAAGAAAACATATCAAACAAAGAGTTAAAACCAATACAGAAAGAGGTGTTTCCATGGATATTGTGTTATGGCGTATGAGAATCAAAGATGGCAAGGAAGAAAGAGCCCAGGAGTGGATTGCTTTTCTTCAAGAACATCAGGAGGAAGGAAATAAAACACTAAAAAATGAAAAAGAGCATTTGGAGATTTATTTTTTTAATCAAGAAAATGGGGCCGCATATGCCTATATGTTTGTATTGGCCGATGACTTGGACTATGCCGCCAAGATTGCAGAAAACAGCGGCAATCCATTGGATGCAAAACACATGGAATACATGAGCGTTTGTGTCGATTTGGAGGATTGTACACAATTGAGTCCTGTCTTGGCTTTGGGAGATTTTTCTGTGTTTCATTCGAAAAAATGATAAAAACAACGGATCATCCTTTTTTGCGATGGTCCGTTGTTTGATTATGTGCAAAAGCTACTACGGTGATTGATGCGAAAATATCATTTAGAAGAGTTTATACCGTTGCCAGATATCCTCAGAAAAATAAATACACTTTACTCTTTGGAACATTGTAAAAGACCTTTCAATTGCAGTTGAAGTCTGGAGATAGCATACCCATAATAATTCAAAAAACAGTCAACAAGTTTAGCGCTCAACTTGTTTGACTCATTTTGGAGTATAGGTTATGACAACTACTCATAACAAACGTGTTCTTATGCAGGAACAGATAAAACTTATTAATGAATGTCGCACTGACTGGTGTCATAAAAAAGGCATTGCGCTAAGTACTTTTTACAATTGGGTTAGCAAATGCTGTAAAGAATCCACTGATATTCTGGAACCTAATTATGGTCATCATGAGACTCCTCTGCCTAAACAGGATGTAGCCTTGATATAGTTTCGGATGCAGTTCTGGAATCGGCTGCAGCATTTCAGTAGCAGACTCCATTGAACTTTGACAATTCACATATGATCGAGGTTATTGTAAATGGTATTATAATCTGGCTCACGAATAATACAGATCCCATTCTCCTTACACATACAATCAAGTTACTGAGGATGCTGCCGTGTTAGGAGATATCTACGGTCTGGAAAGATCTACATTGTCTGTGTCTGCATCGACATGATGAAGTCCATTGATGGTTTCTGCGTTATTGTGCAAGAGCACAGAAACTTGGATACAAAAAAGAGAATTGTGCTGTTCTTGGCAACCTAATATAATGTTTGGAAAATCGCATTTTTGTGAGGACCTTCTCGTAGTACGGTATTTTCTGCTACCACGTCTTCGTACCTTTGGGCTATGAAACAATCGGTAAATAAAAAAGCAATTGCCAACATGATTGATGGAAATATCCATATATCAGACATAAGAGACTTGAGAGCACAGAGAATGAGCGCTGTGTTTGTCAATGACAGAGCTAACATAGTAAATAAATAAACTTCAAAGAATCATACAATTGTTGCCAACCACATATAAGCAAAACTACTCGCCAGTATAAGTAAGGAGTTTTTATTGCTGCTCTGGTTTGTATATTTTGCGTTGCTGAAATCAATAAAAGTAAGCAATTTTTATATAATCTGACAACATGATAATTTCCCTTATAGAGATGCCACGTTCTTAAATGTTGCTATCCCGAGTTTTTTGGACGGTTCCAGGATTGTTTTGTAGAATTCATTCGTGCGCTGATATATTAGATATTTGGTCAAAAACGAAATTAGGTATTGACATTTTTGGATGGAAGTGGTAAAGTCAAAAAAGTTAGTATAGACTAACTTATGGGGGTTATATTTCGTATTCCAAGCGAGAGACTTTTTTAACAGAATGGTTAGCTTAAACTAACTATTTGATTGACAGAAGGAGGACTGTAGATGAAAACAAGAGTATTATCTCTGTTATTGGCGTGTGTACTGGGATTATCTCTGTGTGCCTGCTCCGGTGGAGGACAGATGGAAACTTCGATAGCAGAGGATTTGTTCACTCAGACAATTGATAAAGAGGATAGATCCGTGCAAGAGAGTGATAAAATTGTGATCACTGATCAGCTGGGACGCACCATTGAATTTGATGAACCACCCCAGAGGCTGGCTACAACAATCATGCCATTCCCTTATATCTTCTACGCTGTAATGGGGAATAATGATTACATGGTCGGTTGTAATCCTTCTTCCGTGATTGCCTACGAAGATAGTACGCTGCGGCATATGTATCCTACTATGGCTAAGGTTGACACAAGTTGGGTGGACACAAGCTTCGTAGTCAATATAGAGGAGTTACTGAAGCTGGAACCCGATGTGGTTTTTCAGTGGAACTATATGACCGAAGAGATCGAAAAGATGGAAAACGCAGGTCTGAAGGTCATTGCACTCCAATATGGCACTATGGACGATTTGGAAACTTGGATTCGCATTATTTCCTCTCTGTATCAGCAGGAAGAACGCGGAGAAGAGTTGATCGATTATTTCTATGCTCAGGTGGCGGAGGTAAGTGATAGAGTTGCCACTCTGAACACTTCTGAATTCAGAAGCATCCTACAGCTTTCCGACAATCTGAAGGTTGCTGGTCAGGGATTCGGCTACTACTTATGGGACAACAGCGGTGCCATCAATCCTGCGGCAGACCTGTCTGGCGAAGAGCTGAATGTTGATATGGAGCAGATCTATTTGTGGAACCCTGAGATCATATATATCGGTAACTTCACCGATCTGCAGCCCTCCGACTTGTTGGAAAACAAGCTGGAAGGTCAGGACTGGTCCCTTGTTCGGGCTGTCAAGGAAGGCGAGGTCTATAAAATTCCTATCGGTGGATACCGCTGGGATCCCCCTGGAGTTGAAACCCCTCTGACGATCAAATGGATGGCCAAAATCCAGCATCCTGAGCTTTTTGCCGATATGGATATGGAGACCGAACTGCGTGACTTTTATCAGGAGATGTACGGATTCACGCTGACAGATGAGATGGTGGTTGAGATTTTGGGTGATACTCAGAATTAAATAAAACTTACTTAAACTTTATGCGGGGAAGTGTGAATTTATGAGAAAGATTGCGTTTTACGGAAAAGGCGGTATTGGGAAGTCCACCCTAACCTCATCCATTGCCGCGGCGATTGCAGGAATGGACAAACGGGTCATGCAGATAGGCTGCGATCCCAAAGCGGACTCCACTTTAAATTTGAGAGCAGGTCAGGAACTTACCTCGGTAATGGACGTGCTGCAGGCATACGGCGGACTTTGCCCCAGTCTTGATGCGATTTCTGTCAAGGGGTATCGGGGGATCGTCTGCGTGGAAGCCGGTGGCCCCACGCCTGGAAGTGGTTGTGCTGGTCGCGGCATTATCAAGACCTTTGATACTCTGGACGATTTTAATGCATTTCAGGTTTATGCCCCGGAATATGTGTTCTTCGATGTGCTTGGCGATGTGGTATGCGGTGGGTTTGCAGTTCCCATTCGACAGGGATATGCTGATGAGGTGGTGATTGTGACCTCTGGCGAGAAAATGGCGCTATATGCTGCCGCCAATATCAAGAAGGCCTTGGACAACTTCCAGGAACGCGGTTATGCTAAGCTCCGCGGAATTGTTCTTAACTGTCGAAATGTCCCCGATGAGGTTGCCATCGTTGAGGATTTTGTGCAGCGGATTGGAACAGAGATTATTGGTGTTGTCCCGAGAGATTCAGACATTCAGAGAGCCGAGGAGCAAAACATGACCGTGGTCCAGATGGATTCTGAACTTCCTGTTTCTCAAACCATCATCGACATCGCCAAACGCATTATGGTACCTGTAGAGGAACAGAAGGAAGGTGCTGTATGAAAAAAGAACTATATCACCTGACAATCGCGAATCTTGACCCTGCCGCGCCGGAATTGGGCACTAAAGGCAAAGTGGTCAGTGGACCCTGCCTTCATTACAGCGCACCCAGTGCGGGAGGATGGGGAATTGTCCGAACCGCGATGCTGGTACCGGAAAGTGTATTGTTGTTCGTGGCACCGCATGGTTGTGGCCGACATGGCTCCGTTTCCAGCGTACAGCTGGGATTGCGCAGCCGCATTCGTTACATGGATATTACCGAGGAAGATTTGGTCTTGGGTAGCCATATGGACCGCATTCCTGCTGTTGTAGAAGACATTCTGAGTTGTCTACCGAAGCGTCCTCCTGCATTCTTTATCTGTGCCTCCTGTATCGATGATTTATTGGCCTCTGATTACAAAAATCTGTGTCTCCGTCTAACTGAACGGTATGGGTTGCCCTTTGTGGATTGCCACATGAATCCCATCACAGCCAATAGCAGTATGCCACCAGCTCTGAATATACAGCGCAGTCTTTATGATTTTCTCTGTAAGGAGAAGAATACGCGTGTTCCGAAAGACACGCTCAATGTGGTTGGACACTTTTCGCCTATTAATCCGAACAGTGAGTTTTTCTCCCTGATGAATGAGGTGGGGTTCGAAAAGGTGCTTCAGCTCAGCTCTTGCCAGACTTTTGAGCAGTTTATGGAAATGCGACACAGCAGTCACAATTTGCTCATCAAGCCCTTTGGTCGGGTCGCCTGCCAGGAGATGGAGCGTCATCTGGGTATTCCCTGGCATAAAGAGTTCATCCGCTACCATCCGGAAGGAATCCGCCGTGGCTATGAAGGGCTGGAGACCTTCCTGGAACGAAAAATTTCCTGGCAGTCCTGCTACGAGAGTTGCATGGATAGTATCTCTCAGTGGCGGAGGCGTTTGAAAGGCTTGCGGGTAGGCGTTGGAATTGGAGTTAACGGCTCTCCCTTTGAAATCGCCATGGCACTGGCTCTATGTGGAGTGGAGATCAGTTTCCTGCTCAGTGATGCTATTATGGAATATGAATGGGAATCGATCGCTCAGTTGAAGCGGAGTTTTCCCGATGTGCCAGTATATACCAGCTATCATCCGAGTATGTCTATGGCGGAAGCTGTCCCGGAAGAAGCAGATGTTACAATTGGTTTTTCCGCCTCCTATGTGTGCCCGTCTTCAAAATTGTTTACGTTGGACGCTGATGACCAACACTACGGTTTTGAAGCGTTTACTGCTCTCCTCCAGGGCGTGGAGGATGCTTTGAACAGTGATATTTCTGCCCGGGCTTTGCTCTACACCAAGGGACTTGTGGTGTAAAGCCATTTGTTTTCATAAACAATTGTTAGGAGGTTCTCTATGCGAGGTTTTTATTCGATTTTACCCACGCTGTCTCCGGATTTTTCTGGCGTATGTAGCACTCTGTTTGAATTGGGTGGTATTTTAGCTATTCATGATGCGGGTGGATGCACAGGCACTTACACTGGTTATGATGAACCTCGATGGTTTGACCAGCGCAGCCGGGTGTTTACATCTAATTTAGATGACGCCGAGGCAGTATTCGGAGATGATAGCATCTTTTTAAATAAACTTCTTTCTGCAGATGAATGGTTGGACAGCAAGTTTTTTGCACTGCTAGGTAGTCCTTCTCCTGCCGTGCTAGGAACGGATTATCGTGCTCTTGCCAAATTGGTTGAAAACAGAACAGGCAAGAAAGCAATGAGTTTTCCTACCAAAGGGACGGATTTTTACGATCGCGGCGTTTCAATGGCGCTTTTGAGGTTGGCTAAAACCTTTTTGCCTGAACACCGGACAGACGTGCTTCCTCGCTCGGTAAATCTCATTGGAGCCACTCCTTTGGACCTGACCCATCAGCGGAATGTGGATGTCCTTCGCAAGGTTTTGGAAGATGCAGGATTCACTGTTTGCTCTGTATGGGCTATGGGTAGCACTTTGGAGGAGATTAGCGGCAGTGTAAGCGCGGCCTGCAACATTGCTCTTACGGTTTCAGCCTTGCCCGTCTGCCGATACTTGGAGAGCAAGTATGCAATGTCCTGGCTGGCGGGAAGTTTCTCTGGCCGGAAACCCTTGCAACGGTTCCTGATTCAGTTAGAAAATCTCCTATCCGAGGTTCCAGTTCAGGAAGCAGAGGAGAAGACTGTTGAAAAATATGAAGGGCTTTGTGCATTGGTCATCGGTGAACAGCTCATGGCAAACAGTGTGCGGGAATCCCTAGAACTGGATAGAGAATTTACTTCCGTGGACGTTTGCACCCTGTTTGACGCAGACCAGCAGCTGATGCGTTCTGGAGATCAGGCTCATATCAGCGAAGCGCAGCTTGAAGAAAGAATTCGTTCTGGGCGCTATGATTTGGTTATCGGTGATGGCTTTTTCCGAGAATTGGATTGGGTCGACAGCCCCACCGGTTATGTGGAACTTCCTCATGTCGCAGTCTCCAGTCGCCTTGGATGGACCAGTCAGGTCTGCCCCTTTGGTGACAAGTTCCTGGAACTGCTGGATGCCGCTTTACAGGAGGGCGTGTGATGAGAAGTGCGCAACTGAGTCGAGCGAAACAATGTGCTATGGTATTGCTGTTGGCGATGGCATTGACCGGCGTGTTTCTGATTTTGTTATGTGTGGGGCGCTATTCGGTGCCTCCTTTGGAAGCCTTCCGAATTATGGGAGTAGCCCTCTTTCGGGATGGACAGGCATTGGAGGCGTTGAAGGCGGAGAATCCTTTTGGGGTTAGTGTTATTTTGGGCTCACGCCTTCCACGTCTGTTGATGGGGATGATTGTTGGCGCGGGGCTTTCTGTGGCGGGAGCTACATATCAGGCTATTTTCGGGAATCCGCTGGTTAGCCCGGACATTCTGGGGGTCTCCTCCGGCGCGGGTTTTGGAGCTTCTTTAGGTATTCTCCTGTCTACCAGCACCCTCATTATTCAGGGCTCCGCTTTAACGTTTGGACTGCTGGCTGTACTTATGGTTTTTCTGGTTTCAAAAGTAAATGGTCGGACGGAGTTGTTTACTCTGGTACTCTCGGGTGTTATTATTCAGGCATTGTTTGACGCACTGGTTTCCCTTATTAAATATGTTTCGGATCCCCAGGAAAAATTGCCAGCCATTACAGTTTGGTTGATGGGAAGTCTGGCCAGTTCTTCTTATAAAGATATCATCGTTTCGTGCGTGATCATCCTGCCCTGCATTGCAGTCCTTCTGACGCTGCGCTGGAAAATGAATCTTCTGTCTTTGGATGAAGAAGAGGCTCGTTCGTTGGGGGTCAACGTTCATCGTCTGCGCTCTGTTGTTATCGTGCTTTCCACACTGATGACCGGTGTGACGGTTTCTCTGTGCGGTGTGATCGGATGGATCGGTTTGGTTATTCCTCATGTTGGACGGATGCTTGTTGGCAATGACCATCGTGCATTATTGCCAGCCAGCGCGCTTCTTGGTGCGCTCTACCTGCTATTGATTGATACTATTGCCCGTACTGCCACCGCGGCGGAGATCCCGCTTTCCATTCTAACCGCGATCATTGGAGCGCCTTTTTTTGCGTGGATGCTACGAAAGACTTCAGGAGGTTCCACATGATTTTAGAGGTAAAAAACGGTTGCTTTTCCTACAACAGCCGGTCTATATTGTCCGGTATCTCCTTCGAGCTGGAAGAACATAAGGTCATGACGGTTCTGGGCCCAAACGGAGTTGGAAAAACCACGTTGCTCAAATGCATTATGGACTTTCTCCATTGGCAGCAGGGGGAAACCTTTATTGCGGGCCAACCCCTGCGGACTTATAAAGAAAAGGAACTTTGGCAAGTGATCAGCTATGTACCGCAGGCGAAGCGGAGCGTGTTTTCTTACCGTGTGCTCGACATGGTGGTAATGGGCCTGAACGCGAGCCAAAACTTTTTTAAGGTTCCTGATCAATCGCAGTACGATCAGGCAGAGGAGCTTCTGAACTTGCTAGGGTGTCAGAAACTTATTGACCGATACTGCAATCAGCTCTCGGGAGGAGAGCTTCAGATGGTGATGATCGCCAGAGCGCTAATTTCCAGACCTCAGCTTTTGGTGTTAGATGAGCCGGAATCGAATCTGGACATGAAAAACCAACTTCGCATTCTGGATGCCATTGAGCGTGCTTCGCGTGAAATGAACACCGCTTGCCTGATCAACACGCATTTTCCAAATCATGCCCTTAATATATCGGATCAGACTCTAATGCTGGGACTGGGACAGAAAAAACTGTTTGGTGCGACAAAGGATTTGCTTAACGAGGAAAATATTGAGCGATTCTTTTCTGTACGTTCCAAAATCGTTTCTTTTCAAGCAGATGGTCAGGAACACCAGACCATTTTTCCTTACCGTATTGCTTCTCACAGCAGAGGAGGTGGCATAACATGATTCCGTTTAGCTATGATATTATGCAACCAATGTATCCGCTCCTGATCCAGCAATTTCTGGACGATTACAATCTGTCTGCCGGTGTGGCTTTAGATATTGGAACAGGACCTGGAAATCTGGCGGTTGAGCTGGCAAAAGTAACAGCAATGGACCTGATTTTGGTGGACATTGACGGCGAAGCGCTTCGGACCGCACAGAGCCGCCTGTTTGAATTGGGGGTGGATAACCGAATTTCTACCCTGTGCGCTGATGTGGAAAAACTGCCTTTACGGGATAACCTGGCGGATTTTATCATGTGTCGTGGTTCTATCGGCTTTTGGCCGGTTCCCGTCCAGGGAATAACTGAAATTTATCGGGTACTGAAGCCTGGTGGATGTGCCATTGTCGGCGTGGGTGCCGGGCGGTATATGCCGGAAACCATGCGCCGCAGGATCTATGAGTCCATGTCTGCTTCAGATAGAACAACTTCCCCCCGCCAATATACTCTTGAAGATTACGATGCCTTTGCCCGTCAGGCCATGCTGTCGGATTACCGCGTCATTATCGAGGATGATATATCCAAAGGATGTTGGTTGGAAGTAAAAAAATAGAAAATTCCATCGTTTCAGGAGCACTGCCCGACACCGATGGAGTTTTTTTTTTACAAGATAGGAGAGGTTGTATCAAATATCCGCGCTTATGTTCGTCAGGATAAGTGGGAACGCGCGATGGATAAATTTGTGATGACCAGTGCTGAAGATTGGCAACAAGATAAGAATACTACAGGATGTATATCTGTACCGTTAGTGTCTGTTATCAAGATATCCAAAATTATAGAAAGCTCCGTTAGCTATGCTCACACTAAACAGTGATGTTTTGACTCCTCGTAAAATTGCTTGGAACGGTTGTTTTGTGATCCATTCCCGTAGCGCCGAAGCCACGATTAGCAAGTTCAGAAAAGAGGGAAGACAATGACCAAAGTGGTGCAGATGACTCCAGGTAATCCTGTTAATGACCACTTATATATCTGGCAATATTGATCATAATGGGGCCGGGAGAGTTTGGCTGAGCACGATCAAATCTATTAATACAGCCTCACTGAACTATCCGTTTCCCATGCTCACGTCAGTATGCTCCTTTAAAGGCAAACACTCCGATTTTTAAAATTATACGAATAGTTTCCAAATAAATCATATTCTGGGGAAGCTCTGATGTTCATTTTACTTCAAAACGTTATGGCATGAAAATTGATGGAGCTGCATATGTAACAGTGGATTCGCAAATCGCGTATGCAATGGCTTCTCTTTGGTATTTTAAGCGAAAAAATAAGAATTAATGCAATTCGCATTGAAAAAACGCTTTTCTCGGGAATCATTGGAGTAGGTTTTTCTGCGATGCTGATGCAGGTGACGATACTGGTACAGCAAAACGTACTTTATAATCTTGCGGCGCAGCATGGCGGAGAGACATGGCAGATTATACTCGGCGTGGCATACCGGGTAGTGCCTTTTGCATTTATTCCTTTATAGGACTTTCTCAGGGATATCAGCCAGCGGTCGGAACCAATTACAATACAAAACAGTGCGACCGGGTAAAGGATATTACGGAAGTGTCTGCAATCACAGCAATTTTATTAGTGTTTATTTGCTAACTGACGATTATGTTAGTACCGAAGACAATTCTCTCTATGTTTATTACAACGCCGTCCGTAGTGGAACTGGGAGTAGGAGATTTCCGTCTGTTTCTACTG
Coding sequences within:
- a CDS encoding nitrogenase component 1; amino-acid sequence: MRGFYSILPTLSPDFSGVCSTLFELGGILAIHDAGGCTGTYTGYDEPRWFDQRSRVFTSNLDDAEAVFGDDSIFLNKLLSADEWLDSKFFALLGSPSPAVLGTDYRALAKLVENRTGKKAMSFPTKGTDFYDRGVSMALLRLAKTFLPEHRTDVLPRSVNLIGATPLDLTHQRNVDVLRKVLEDAGFTVCSVWAMGSTLEEISGSVSAACNIALTVSALPVCRYLESKYAMSWLAGSFSGRKPLQRFLIQLENLLSEVPVQEAEEKTVEKYEGLCALVIGEQLMANSVRESLELDREFTSVDVCTLFDADQQLMRSGDQAHISEAQLEERIRSGRYDLVIGDGFFRELDWVDSPTGYVELPHVAVSSRLGWTSQVCPFGDKFLELLDAALQEGV
- a CDS encoding class I SAM-dependent methyltransferase — its product is MIPFSYDIMQPMYPLLIQQFLDDYNLSAGVALDIGTGPGNLAVELAKVTAMDLILVDIDGEALRTAQSRLFELGVDNRISTLCADVEKLPLRDNLADFIMCRGSIGFWPVPVQGITEIYRVLKPGGCAIVGVGAGRYMPETMRRRIYESMSASDRTTSPRQYTLEDYDAFARQAMLSDYRVIIEDDISKGCWLEVKK
- a CDS encoding FecCD family ABC transporter permease: MRSAQLSRAKQCAMVLLLAMALTGVFLILLCVGRYSVPPLEAFRIMGVALFRDGQALEALKAENPFGVSVILGSRLPRLLMGMIVGAGLSVAGATYQAIFGNPLVSPDILGVSSGAGFGASLGILLSTSTLIIQGSALTFGLLAVLMVFLVSKVNGRTELFTLVLSGVIIQALFDALVSLIKYVSDPQEKLPAITVWLMGSLASSSYKDIIVSCVIILPCIAVLLTLRWKMNLLSLDEEEARSLGVNVHRLRSVVIVLSTLMTGVTVSLCGVIGWIGLVIPHVGRMLVGNDHRALLPASALLGALYLLLIDTIARTATAAEIPLSILTAIIGAPFFAWMLRKTSGGST
- a CDS encoding ABC transporter ATP-binding protein, whose product is MILEVKNGCFSYNSRSILSGISFELEEHKVMTVLGPNGVGKTTLLKCIMDFLHWQQGETFIAGQPLRTYKEKELWQVISYVPQAKRSVFSYRVLDMVVMGLNASQNFFKVPDQSQYDQAEELLNLLGCQKLIDRYCNQLSGGELQMVMIARALISRPQLLVLDEPESNLDMKNQLRILDAIERASREMNTACLINTHFPNHALNISDQTLMLGLGQKKLFGATKDLLNEENIERFFSVRSKIVSFQADGQEHQTIFPYRIASHSRGGGIT
- a CDS encoding nitrogenase component 1 gives rise to the protein MKKELYHLTIANLDPAAPELGTKGKVVSGPCLHYSAPSAGGWGIVRTAMLVPESVLLFVAPHGCGRHGSVSSVQLGLRSRIRYMDITEEDLVLGSHMDRIPAVVEDILSCLPKRPPAFFICASCIDDLLASDYKNLCLRLTERYGLPFVDCHMNPITANSSMPPALNIQRSLYDFLCKEKNTRVPKDTLNVVGHFSPINPNSEFFSLMNEVGFEKVLQLSSCQTFEQFMEMRHSSHNLLIKPFGRVACQEMERHLGIPWHKEFIRYHPEGIRRGYEGLETFLERKISWQSCYESCMDSISQWRRRLKGLRVGVGIGVNGSPFEIAMALALCGVEISFLLSDAIMEYEWESIAQLKRSFPDVPVYTSYHPSMSMAEAVPEEADVTIGFSASYVCPSSKLFTLDADDQHYGFEAFTALLQGVEDALNSDISARALLYTKGLVV